cgaatatgttataaattgtgttgaattatattgaatcgattattttgtgattattatattatgtctttttgtgttaatttttttcaaaagttttcaaaGAATATTCGTAGATACCTGAGGAGATCTGCGTTCCCTAAGGGGTAATTAAACAGGAACTTGCAATGACAGAGAAGGAACatgacattttttttaaaataggagTGAGGGATGGGAAGGGGGCTTCTCATGCTCTCCTGAGCACTCATTACCATATNNNNNNNNNNNNNNNNNNNNNNNNNNNNNNNNNNNNNNNNNNNNNNNNNNNNNNNNNNNNNNNNNNNNNNNNNNNNNNNNNNNNNNNNNNNNNNNNNNNNNNNNNNNNNNNNNNNNNNNNNNNNNNNNNNNNNNNNNNNNNNNNNNNNNNNNNNNNNNNNNNNNNNNNNNNNNNNNNNNNNNNNNNNNNNNNNNNNNNNNNNNNNNNNNNNNNNNNNAAtaacacaaagaaaaataaagaaactaaGACCCTCTAACTTTAAGGGTCCTTATACAGTCGCATAGCAGAGCATAGTTGATGTCCGGAGGGGCTCTATCAAACAGGTGTAATCCAAGTGGGAGGTCTTGTCCCATCTTGGCGAGATGATCGGCCACCATGTTTGCTTCACGAAGGGTGTGCGTCCAAGAGATTTGTTGAAGGCGTGCAGCTTGGTTACGGATGTCCTGAACCAGAGGGGCACAATGATGGGCTGGGGAATATCCATGCTTGATGAAGTTGATAGCAGCAGCTGAGTCAGACTCAACTACCAGTTTTTGGTATTCATTTGTTGTAGCAATGGTCATCCTATGGATGACTGCCCACAGTTCTGCGTGCATAATCGAGCAGTTATCTAGATTACCTGAGTATCCTTTTAAGAATCTCCCAGCCGAGTCCCTGAACACTCCCCACAAGCGGCATTACTTCTCTGAGCATACCAGGAACCTTCAACATTCAACTTAACACAATCTCCATCCGGTCGCGACCAGCCAACAAGACACCTGCTAGCAGCTCGAGTATTTCTCGGATTTAGATTGCTCTTAACCACCTTCAAAAATTCCTCGGCCCGCGCTCGAATTTGGTAGCCAACCGTAGTAGCAGCAACAGTCTCTCCATTGAAAACAAGTTTATTCCGGAAGAACCATAGGGATGATGCAGCAACTCCAAAAAGGCAAGACCAATTGTTATTTGAGGTAAGGTTTAGAGATAACCAATTGTTGAGGCTAGTGTTGAAGAAGGAGTTGATGCCATTAGGTGGGATAAGCCTTTGCCAAATGCTTCTAGCATAGAAACAGTCCCGAAGGACATGGATGACTAACTCTTCATGATGCCAGCATCGAGGGCAAGCGCCATCCGTGGTTAAGTGTCTACGTCTTCTTTCCAAGTTGGTGAGGATAGTGTTGTGTGCCACCAGCCAAAGAAAGGTTCTCACACGCTCAGGACCCTGCCACATTCACACTAAATGGAAGATCCTGTTGGGAGTAACTTGGGTTTCCATAAGGTTCTGATACGCTGACTTGATACTAAATTGGCCGTTTGAGGAAGATCTCCAAGCTATATAGTCAGCTTCCTTCCACGGGGACGGCGGGGAGATACCTACGATCCTCTTGACAATATCCTCCGGCAACATCTCCTGAAGCTTCCTAACATTCCACTGCCCTGAGACATCGAGGAAATCTATTAGCATATCTGAATAAATGCATTATTACTAACCTGGTTTGTAGTTGCACTTAAACTACCTACACTCGGGATCCAGCAGTGCTCCCAGAAGCGAATTTGGAAACCATCCCCAACTCTCCAAATACAGTTTTGTTGGACATTTTCCCAGACAGAGCAGATACCCTTCCAAAGATTTGAGCTATTCCGCCTCCTTTCCACCTTGGGCATGATATTCGTGCCGCTACCATATTTTGATCTGAGTATTCTAGCCCAAAGAGCCTCTTTTCTTTCAATAAGTCCCCATCCCGCCTTCATCATAAAAGCTTGATTCATTTGGCTTGCATGTCTAATACCCAGACCCCCACAGCTTTTAGGTTCACAGACTCTCTTCCAACTAAGAAGATGTATTTTCTTGGTTTGTTCTGTGTTCCCCCAGAGAAAATTCCTGCAGATACAGTCAATAGTATTACAAGTAGTGGAAGATAAAACAGCATATTGCATATTATATAAAGGCATAGATGAGAGGACATATTTCACCAGAGTCACTCTTCCCGCAAGAGACAAGGATGAAGCTTTCCAAGAATTAAGCCTGGCATGAAGCTTGTTGATAATGCCCTCAAAGGCATGTTTGGATACTCTAGAGTGGAGAATCGGAATGCCTAAGTATTTGCCTAAGTCATCAGTTCTGGAAAACTGCAAAATATTACTCAATTCTGCTCGCACTGTGTGGCCCACATTCTTTGAGAAGATGACCCTGGTTTTCTCTTTGCTGACGCTCTGACCCGAGCTATCACAGAAAGCCTCGAGACATTTATTAATGACATTTGCTTGTTCAAGATTGGCCTCTGCAAACAAAATAATGTCATCTGCAAAGCACAGGTGGGAAATAGGGGGACCATCCTTCTTGAGTCGAATCGGTTTCCAAAAGCCATGATCCACTGCTGTACTAATGAGTTGGGAGAGTCATTCAATACAGAGCACAAAAATATACGGAGAAATGGGGTCTCCTTGCCTAATACCTCTGGAAGGTGTAAATTCTTCCAGTTCCTCCCCATTCCAAAGAACCCTCATCCTGGCGGTCAAGATACAAGAGAGGATAAGATTAACAAAATTCTGGGGAAGCCCAATATCTGCAAGGGTCTCCTTGATAAAGCACTCCTTTAACCTATCATACGCCTTTTCCAAGTCAATCTTTATAGCCATCCAGCCTTTCTTTCCGTTTTTCTGTCTCATAGAGTGGATGACCTCTTGAGTGATGATGATGTTATCGGAGCTGTGCCTACTGGGGACAAAACTGCACTGATTAGGCATAACTAATTTGTCCATCACTTTTTTCAACCGGTTCACGAGAATCTTAGTAACCACCTTATAGGAAACATTACAGAGATTGATGGGCCTTAGCTGTCTTAAATGCGAGACAGGTTCCACTTTGGGGATGAGAGTGATTAATGTCTCATTAACCTCTCTGATCTTGCTCGGGTCCTTAAAGAAATTTTTGGTCAGATCACAGACATTAGTGCTGACTTTATCCCACTAACTCTGGTAGAAGATGGCTTGAAGCCCATCCCTGCCAAGTGCCTTCCAACTGCCCATACCAAAAATAGCATCTTTCACTTCTTCGTTAGTCACGTTTTGGCCCAGGATGTTGCTGTCGGAGCTGCTCAGAGCGGGAAAACTATTCTTTAAAATGAACAGGGTATAAGAGGGGCTGTCAGAGTAAAGATTCCAAAAGAAAATAGTAGCCGTATTTTCCAGAGTAATCTTGTCTGTTATTCAGTCACCGTTGTCATTTTGAAGGGAGGTAATCTTGTTTCTGCGCCTTCTAATCATTGTAGAGCCATGAAAGAATTTCGTATTTCAATCTCCAAACTCGATCCATTTGCATCTAGCTTTTTTGAACCATAAAATTTCTTCCTGAATGAGAATGTTTTCATATTCCAACCACAAATCTTTTTGCATTTTTTCTAGAAAAGAGTTCTGAGAATACCCCAAACTATTAGCAATACCTTGGAGCCTTCTAAGGATTCTGTGTTTCTGTTTGAAAACATTACCAAAGACCGAGCTATTCCACTCCTTGATTTTATTCTTGAAATTT
The DNA window shown above is from Arachis ipaensis cultivar K30076 chromosome B08, Araip1.1, whole genome shotgun sequence and carries:
- the LOC107611342 gene encoding uncharacterized protein LOC107611342, whose translation is MENLTTSGNPMDDVGARNDPPVEGTAEHGDNQNGKFGALQNKCNHDNHGNGQTNPNFGPWMMVKRYTNKKKIQIRQKESHGNQKQVTKYNSEKDESPKRKDSDGSRFTILHEESSEDVQKSMEDVEKVQKGAGSKAFPSIIRDLRQEYEANFFFLLETHVSGTRGKQIRDKMGFDKSFVVDAMAWITHPDFGKFVDASWNVKNSWDEGISNFKNKIKEWNSSDPSKIREVNETLITLIPKVEPVSHLRQLRPINLCNVSYKVVTKILVNRLKKVMDKLVMPNQCSFVPSRHSSDNIIITQEVIHSMRQKNGKKGWMAIKIDLEKAYDRLKECFIKETLADIGLPQNFVNLILSCILTARMRVLWNGEELEEFTPSRAVDHGFWKPIRLKKDGPPISHLCFADDIILFAEANLEQANVINKCLEAFCDSSGQSVSKEKTRVIFSKNVGHTVRAELSNILQFSRTDDLGKYLGIPILHSRVSKHAFEGIINKLHARLNSWKASSLSLAGRVTLVKYVLSSMPLYNMQYAVLSSTTCNTIDCICRNFLWGNTEQTKKIHLLSWKRVCEPKSCGGLGIRHASQMNQAFMMKAGWGLIERKEALWARILRSKYGSGTNIMPKVERRRNSSNLWKGICSVWENVQQNCIWRVGDGFQIRFWEHCWIPSVGSLSATTNQWNVRKLQEMLPEDIVKRIVGISPPSPWKEADYIAWRSSSNGQFSIKSAYQNLMETQGPERVRTFLWLVAHNTILTNLERRRRHLTTDGACPRCWHHEELVIHVLRDCFYARSIWQRLIPPNGINSFFNTSLNNWLSLNLTSNNNWSCLFGVAASSLWFFRNKLVFNGETVAATTVGYQIRARAEEFLKVVKSNLNPRNTRAASRCLVGWSRPDGDCVKLNVEGSWYAQRSNAACGECSGTRLGDS